In the bacterium genome, one interval contains:
- a CDS encoding PIN domain-containing protein → MATAGSYLLDTNVVLHLIRETAVGSVIASAFDLRASGFRPLICEVTLGELAAFALGRQWGPRKRAALEELKRRIVTVDISDPAVIQAYAEISTVAQRKGLSILNAKNDLWIAAATRASDSTLLTTDRKEFLPLRDGNHVACVVLDATTGHPLP, encoded by the coding sequence ATGGCGACGGCCGGTTCCTACCTGCTCGACACGAACGTGGTGCTGCACCTGATTCGCGAGACCGCCGTGGGCTCCGTCATCGCATCGGCGTTCGACCTGCGCGCGTCGGGGTTCCGCCCGCTCATCTGCGAGGTGACGCTCGGTGAGCTGGCGGCCTTCGCCCTCGGACGACAGTGGGGACCGCGCAAGCGCGCCGCGCTCGAGGAGCTGAAGCGCCGGATCGTGACCGTGGACATCTCCGACCCGGCAGTCATACAGGCGTACGCGGAGATCAGTACGGTGGCGCAGCGCAAGGGGTTGTCCATCCTGAACGCCAAGAACGACCTGTGGATCGCCGCCGCCACTCGGGCGAGCGACTCGACGCTCCTCACCACGGACCGCAAGGAGTTCCTGCCCCTGCGGGATGGGAACCATGTGGCGTGCGTCGTCCTCGACGCCACGACCGGCCATCCGCTTCCCTGA
- a CDS encoding SAM-dependent DNA methyltransferase — MTAAAQLVQKLWNYCNLLRDDGLSYGDYVEQLTFLLFLKMADERSRPPFDKRSPIPAKFGWDKLVQLDGDALETHYRHTLEELGKQPGLLGTIFRKAQNKIQDPAKLRRLIADLIDRENWSALSADVKGDAYEGLLQKNAEDVKGGAGQYFTPRPLIRAIVAVMDPRPGEIICDPACGTGGFLLAAHDHVRARHKLDKKQLAHLNREALRGVELVDGVTRLCAMNLLLHGVGSGDGDDVPVLTRDALVAKHGEYEVVLTNPPFGKKSSVTVVTAAGETQRESLTIQRDDFWASTSNKQLNFLQHVFTILKQHGRAAVVVPDNVLFEGGAGETVRRALLKQADVHTLLRLPTGIFYAQGVKANVLFLDRKPAREAPWTTTLWIYDLRTNQHFTLKEHPLADADLSEFVAAFNPGNRHERSERERFRPFAYDELLKRDKVNLDLFWLKDEALQESANLPPPEIIAREIVDDLEAALEQFGAVADDLESSASD; from the coding sequence ATGACCGCCGCCGCCCAGCTCGTCCAGAAGCTCTGGAACTACTGCAACCTGCTCCGCGACGACGGCCTGTCGTACGGCGACTACGTCGAGCAGCTCACTTTCCTGCTCTTCCTCAAGATGGCCGACGAGCGCAGCCGGCCGCCGTTCGACAAGCGGTCGCCGATCCCGGCGAAGTTCGGTTGGGACAAGTTGGTGCAGCTCGACGGCGACGCGCTGGAGACGCACTACCGGCACACGCTGGAGGAGCTGGGGAAACAGCCGGGACTGCTGGGAACGATCTTCCGCAAGGCACAGAACAAGATCCAGGATCCGGCCAAGCTGCGGCGGCTGATCGCCGACCTCATCGACCGCGAGAACTGGTCGGCGCTGTCGGCGGACGTGAAGGGCGACGCCTACGAGGGCCTGCTGCAGAAGAACGCCGAGGACGTGAAGGGCGGCGCCGGCCAGTATTTCACGCCGCGGCCGCTGATCCGCGCCATCGTCGCGGTGATGGACCCGCGGCCCGGCGAGATCATCTGCGACCCGGCCTGCGGCACCGGCGGCTTCCTGCTGGCGGCGCACGACCACGTGCGGGCCCGCCACAAGCTCGACAAGAAGCAGCTCGCGCACCTCAATCGCGAGGCGCTGCGCGGCGTCGAGCTGGTCGACGGCGTCACCCGCCTGTGCGCCATGAACCTGCTGCTGCACGGCGTCGGCAGCGGCGACGGCGACGACGTGCCTGTGCTCACCAGGGACGCCCTGGTCGCCAAGCACGGCGAGTACGAGGTCGTGCTCACCAATCCGCCGTTCGGCAAGAAGAGCAGCGTCACCGTGGTCACCGCCGCCGGCGAGACCCAGCGCGAGTCGCTGACCATCCAGCGCGACGACTTCTGGGCCTCGACCAGCAACAAGCAGCTCAACTTCCTCCAGCACGTCTTCACCATCCTGAAGCAGCACGGCCGCGCCGCGGTGGTGGTGCCGGACAACGTGCTGTTCGAGGGCGGCGCCGGCGAGACGGTGCGCCGCGCCCTGCTCAAGCAGGCCGACGTGCACACCCTGCTGCGGCTGCCCACCGGCATCTTCTACGCCCAGGGCGTCAAGGCCAACGTGCTCTTCCTCGACCGCAAGCCGGCGCGCGAGGCGCCGTGGACGACGACGCTGTGGATCTACGACCTGCGCACCAACCAGCACTTCACGCTCAAGGAGCATCCGCTCGCCGACGCCGACCTGAGCGAGTTCGTCGCCGCCTTCAACCCGGGCAATCGCCACGAGCGGAGCGAGCGCGAGCGCTTCAGGCCGTTCGCCTACGACGAGCTGCTGAAACGCGACAAGGTGAACCTCGACCTCTTCTGGCTCAAGGACGAGGCCCTGCAGGAATCGGCGAACCTGCCGCCGCCCGAGATCATCGCACGCGAGATCGTCGACGATCTCGAGGCGGCGCTGGAGCAGTTCGGCGCCGTCGCCGACGATCTGGAGTCCAGCGCCTCGGACTGA
- a CDS encoding sulfotransferase yields the protein MSAGDEIHIADLGRPVLTDQQRAAIEGAARLPIHLREDVVLAAARERTGLSDFGDEGFRARLRVWLAAADEDAELGPVGRATVFGTCVRNLANRLRLEDLCKRHPEIAAVRIDRPIIIAGLPRSGTTHLVNLIAADQRLRSLPYWESLEPIPAPDDAPGPDGVDPRLRRCRETYARGDRLLPHLRAMHHMTPEHVHEEIELQDLDFGSYNLEWYARVPRWRDCYLAADPRPSYAYLKRALQALTWLRGPARWVLKSPQHLEQLGPLYDTFPDATVVLTHRDPVHVIQSAITMLAYGARLRRTRVDLDDIATYWIDRIERLLRACVRDRDRLPPAASLDVLFHEFMADDVGTVERIYALADLPMTAAARAQLDAFMADNRRGKFGRVRYDLRADFGLDPDALRRRFGFYFDRFPVRAEEA from the coding sequence ATGAGCGCCGGCGACGAGATCCACATCGCGGACCTGGGCCGGCCGGTGCTCACCGACCAACAGCGGGCGGCGATCGAGGGCGCGGCGCGCCTGCCGATCCACCTGCGCGAGGACGTCGTCCTCGCCGCGGCGCGCGAGCGCACCGGCCTGTCGGACTTCGGCGACGAGGGATTCCGCGCCCGCCTGCGCGTCTGGCTGGCCGCCGCCGACGAGGATGCCGAGCTCGGGCCAGTCGGACGCGCCACCGTCTTCGGCACCTGCGTCCGCAACCTCGCCAACCGCCTGCGCCTCGAGGACCTCTGCAAACGGCACCCGGAGATCGCCGCGGTCCGCATCGACCGCCCGATCATCATCGCCGGGCTGCCGCGCTCCGGCACCACGCACCTGGTGAACCTGATCGCCGCCGACCAGCGCCTGCGCTCCCTGCCCTACTGGGAGAGCCTCGAGCCGATCCCGGCGCCGGACGATGCGCCGGGCCCGGACGGCGTCGACCCGCGCCTGCGGCGCTGTCGCGAGACCTACGCCCGCGGCGACCGCCTGCTGCCCCACCTGCGCGCCATGCACCACATGACGCCGGAGCACGTGCACGAGGAGATCGAGCTGCAGGACCTCGATTTCGGCAGCTACAACCTCGAGTGGTACGCGCGCGTGCCGCGCTGGCGCGATTGCTATCTCGCCGCCGACCCGCGGCCGAGCTACGCCTATCTCAAGCGCGCGCTGCAGGCGCTCACCTGGCTGCGCGGCCCGGCGCGCTGGGTGCTGAAGAGCCCGCAGCACCTGGAGCAGCTCGGGCCGCTGTACGACACCTTCCCCGACGCCACCGTCGTGCTCACCCACCGCGACCCGGTGCACGTCATCCAGTCGGCGATCACCATGCTCGCCTACGGCGCGCGCCTGCGCCGCACCCGCGTCGACCTCGACGACATCGCCACCTACTGGATCGACCGCATCGAACGCCTGCTGCGCGCCTGCGTGCGCGATCGCGACCGGCTGCCGCCGGCCGCCAGCCTCGATGTCCTCTTCCACGAATTCATGGCCGACGACGTCGGCACGGTCGAACGCATCTACGCCCTCGCGGACCTGCCGATGACCGCCGCGGCGCGCGCCCAGCTCGACGCCTTCATGGCCGACAACCGGCGCGGCAAGTTCGGCCGCGTGCGCTACGACCTGCGCGCCGACTTCGGCCTCGACCCGGACGCCCTGCGCCGCCGCTTCGGCTTCTACTTCGACCGCTTCCCCGTCCGCGCCGAAGAGGCGTAG
- a CDS encoding MBL fold metallo-hydrolase, giving the protein MRVQLWGTRGSLAAPGGETARFGGNTSCVAVHGANGTLVVIDGGTGIRRLGAATRGTLRRVDVLLSHLHMDHIQGLGFFEPLFDPAVESHLWGPAQSARDLRDRLCRYLSPPLFPVHLRDLPNLTLHAVPRQPFAVGELRVLADRICHPGFTVGFRIESPRGVLAYLSDHEPALGVARFPQTVDWTSGYALARGADLLLHDAQYSLAEYPAHIGWGHSAIDHALTFARLAAVRHLVTCHHDPAHSDDDIDRLTAEATARARPAFAVTAGAEGAVFDVGA; this is encoded by the coding sequence GTGAGGGTGCAGCTCTGGGGCACCCGCGGCTCGCTGGCGGCGCCCGGCGGCGAGACCGCGCGCTTCGGCGGCAACACCTCCTGCGTCGCCGTCCACGGCGCCAACGGCACGCTGGTGGTGATCGATGGCGGCACCGGCATCCGTCGCCTCGGCGCGGCGACGCGCGGCACGCTGCGCCGCGTCGACGTGCTGCTCTCCCACCTCCACATGGACCACATCCAGGGGCTCGGCTTCTTCGAGCCGCTGTTCGATCCCGCCGTCGAGTCGCACCTGTGGGGCCCGGCGCAGTCGGCGCGCGACCTGCGCGACCGGCTCTGCCGCTACCTGTCGCCGCCGCTGTTCCCCGTCCACCTGCGCGATCTCCCCAACCTCACGTTGCACGCCGTGCCGCGCCAGCCGTTCGCGGTGGGCGAGCTGCGGGTGCTCGCCGACCGCATCTGCCACCCCGGCTTCACCGTCGGCTTCCGCATCGAGAGCCCGCGCGGCGTGCTCGCCTACCTCTCCGATCACGAGCCGGCGCTCGGCGTCGCCCGCTTTCCGCAGACCGTCGACTGGACGTCCGGCTACGCCCTGGCGCGCGGCGCCGACCTGCTGCTGCACGACGCGCAGTACAGTCTCGCCGAGTATCCCGCCCACATCGGCTGGGGCCACAGCGCGATCGATCACGCGTTGACCTTCGCCCGCCTGGCGGCGGTGCGCCATCTCGTCACCTGTCACCACGACCCGGCGCACTCGGACGACGACATCGATCGCCTGACCGCCGAGGCGACGGCGCGCGCCCGCCCGGCCTTCGCCGTCACGGCAGGCGCCGAAGGCGCCGTGTTCGACGTCGGCGCGTGA
- a CDS encoding restriction endonuclease subunit S — protein MNSVELMVAPQSARDPNQWKRVRVGDTLRLINGVAFKPSDWSEHGLPIVRIQNLNNPQAPFNRFAGERPQKFRLRGGELLFAWSGTPGTSFGAHIWRGGDAWLNQHIFNVLFDEDEWDKRFLRLAINQNLADYVRAAHGGAGLAHITKGRFEDSELPQPPLAEQQRIVAEIEKQLTRLEAGVAALRRAQANLKRYRAAVLTAACEGRLVPTEAELARREGREYESGEALLSRVLALRFDEFQRQVPAHRRGYKPPPPIDGSDRVHTPEGWTWATLEQLTSAFRVICYGILMPKEHVPDGVLYVKVKDLKGDRVDIDGLQRTAPAIAAKYHRASLRSGDLLLAIRGTYGRVAITPAELDGGNITQDTARLDVSPLLDVRYVATCLRSEPVQRFFKAVARGVAVKGVNIGDVRMTPIPVPPLAEQHRIVAEVERRLSVVEELEAAVAANLARAGRLRQAILQRAFRGELVPPEPAE, from the coding sequence ATGAATAGCGTGGAACTCATGGTCGCCCCGCAATCCGCGCGCGACCCCAACCAATGGAAGCGCGTGCGAGTTGGGGACACGTTGCGGTTGATAAACGGCGTCGCGTTCAAACCCAGCGACTGGTCAGAGCACGGCCTGCCTATCGTGCGCATTCAGAACCTCAACAATCCGCAGGCGCCCTTCAATCGCTTCGCAGGCGAGCGCCCTCAAAAGTTCCGCCTTCGCGGCGGCGAGCTCTTGTTTGCGTGGTCTGGGACTCCAGGTACGTCCTTCGGTGCACACATCTGGCGCGGTGGTGACGCCTGGCTGAATCAGCATATCTTCAACGTGCTGTTCGACGAAGACGAGTGGGACAAGCGCTTCCTGCGACTCGCGATCAATCAGAACCTAGCGGACTATGTTCGCGCTGCTCACGGTGGCGCCGGGCTGGCGCATATCACCAAGGGCAGGTTTGAGGATTCCGAGCTTCCACAGCCACCGCTCGCCGAGCAGCAGCGCATCGTCGCGGAGATCGAGAAGCAGTTGACGCGCCTGGAGGCGGGCGTGGCGGCGCTGCGGCGCGCGCAGGCGAACCTCAAGCGCTACCGCGCCGCCGTCCTCACCGCCGCCTGCGAAGGCCGCCTCGTTCCCACCGAAGCCGAGCTCGCCAGGCGGGAGGGGCGGGAGTACGAGTCGGGCGAGGCGCTGCTCAGTCGTGTGCTTGCCCTGCGCTTTGACGAGTTCCAGCGGCAGGTACCTGCGCATCGCAGGGGCTACAAGCCTCCTCCGCCGATCGACGGGAGCGACAGAGTCCACACCCCAGAGGGGTGGACGTGGGCAACGCTAGAACAGCTGACCAGTGCGTTTCGCGTCATATGTTACGGCATCCTGATGCCGAAGGAGCACGTGCCCGACGGCGTCCTGTACGTGAAGGTGAAGGACCTGAAGGGAGACCGAGTGGACATCGATGGTCTACAACGGACCGCACCGGCGATCGCTGCCAAGTACCACCGCGCATCGCTCCGGTCGGGGGATCTCCTTCTCGCGATCAGAGGGACCTACGGACGTGTTGCCATAACGCCCGCTGAGCTCGACGGAGGTAACATCACGCAAGATACGGCAAGACTCGACGTCAGCCCGTTGCTGGATGTGCGGTATGTGGCCACGTGTCTCCGCAGTGAGCCCGTGCAGCGCTTTTTCAAGGCAGTGGCACGCGGCGTCGCGGTGAAGGGAGTGAACATCGGCGACGTTCGCATGACACCCATCCCCGTCCCACCCCTTGCCGAGCAGCACCGCATCGTCGCCGAGGTGGAGCGGCGGCTGTCGGTGGTGGAGGAGCTGGAGGCGGCGGTGGCGGCGAACCTGGCGCGGGCGGGGCGGTTGCGGCAGGCGATCCTGCAGCGCGCCTTCCGCGGCGAGCTGGTGCCGCCGGAGCCGGCGGAATGA
- a CDS encoding MBL fold metallo-hydrolase: protein MPEPLHRSRPGGFDIRPASQSEATPVADGIWLSQGLSNAYLVVTAAGRVVINTGMGFEAPLHKRLFDAVDAGPVRYILLTQSHVDHVGGVELFREPGTEIVAQANNRACQADDERIHPFRVAHSAPFFPTAVERAEQNRHVQARPEPTVTFEDRHEFDLGGVRFELLATPGGETTDSMCVWLPQRRIAFVGNVFSALFGHFPNLVTLRGDRYRFALPFIDAVERVRALEPEVLLTGHFEPIRGAALIGAELTRLRDAVRFVHDETVRGMNEGRDVFTLMREIRLPPALEVGEGYGCVAWSVRAIWEGYAGWFHQRSTSELYPVPVADVYADVVELAGGPGPLAERARRRLASGDAVAAIHLAEMALAAAPDSRPALAAYLAAHEHLLAERGGINFWETGWLRHQIARARARLDAAADG from the coding sequence GTGCCCGAACCCCTCCATCGATCGCGCCCCGGCGGTTTCGACATCCGGCCGGCGAGCCAGAGCGAAGCGACGCCGGTGGCCGACGGCATCTGGTTGTCGCAGGGGCTGTCGAACGCCTATCTCGTCGTCACCGCGGCCGGCCGGGTGGTGATCAACACGGGCATGGGGTTCGAGGCGCCGCTGCACAAGCGGTTGTTCGACGCCGTCGACGCCGGCCCGGTGCGTTACATCCTGCTGACCCAGTCGCACGTCGACCACGTCGGCGGCGTCGAGCTGTTCCGCGAGCCCGGCACCGAGATCGTCGCCCAGGCGAACAACCGCGCCTGCCAGGCGGACGACGAGCGCATCCATCCCTTCCGCGTCGCCCACTCGGCGCCGTTCTTCCCGACCGCGGTCGAGCGCGCCGAGCAGAACCGCCACGTGCAGGCGCGGCCGGAGCCGACGGTGACGTTCGAAGACCGCCACGAATTCGATCTCGGCGGCGTGCGCTTCGAGCTGCTGGCGACGCCGGGCGGCGAGACCACCGACTCGATGTGCGTCTGGCTGCCGCAGCGGCGCATCGCCTTCGTCGGCAACGTCTTCAGCGCCCTCTTCGGCCACTTCCCCAACCTCGTCACCCTGCGCGGCGACCGCTATCGCTTCGCCCTGCCCTTCATCGACGCCGTCGAGCGCGTCCGCGCCCTCGAACCGGAGGTGCTGCTCACCGGCCACTTCGAACCCATCCGCGGCGCCGCCCTGATCGGCGCCGAGCTCACCCGGCTGCGCGACGCCGTTCGCTTCGTGCACGACGAGACGGTGCGCGGCATGAACGAGGGCCGCGACGTGTTCACGCTGATGCGGGAGATCCGCCTGCCGCCGGCGCTCGAGGTCGGCGAGGGCTACGGCTGCGTGGCGTGGAGCGTGCGCGCCATCTGGGAGGGCTACGCCGGCTGGTTCCACCAGCGCTCGACCAGCGAGCTCTACCCGGTGCCGGTCGCCGACGTGTACGCCGACGTCGTCGAGCTCGCCGGCGGCCCCGGCCCGCTCGCCGAGCGCGCCCGCCGCCGCCTCGCCAGCGGCGACGCCGTCGCCGCCATCCATCTCGCCGAGATGGCGCTCGCCGCCGCGCCCGATTCGCGGCCGGCGCTCGCCGCCTACCTGGCGGCGCACGAGCACCTGCTGGCGGAGCGCGGCGGCATCAACTTCTGGGAGACCGGGTGGCTGCGCCACCAGATCGCCCGCGCCCGGGCGCGGCTCGACGCCGCGGCAGACGGGTGA
- a CDS encoding Gfo/Idh/MocA family oxidoreductase codes for MSATLNLAVVGCGAISQLHLPALREGARRTTIAAVVDTDPARAEAAARSTGATPFTSLDAALARGGIEAVDLLLPHHLHEAVAVRCLDAGLHVLLEKPMATTLPACERILAAARRAGTVFMVGENTQYWPEVLTAQRLLGEGAIGDVVTARGSFAIPPLPQFYGEPNAWRLDNAVAGGGIALDTGSHWIRPLRMWLGEVDAVVGAIGRPYAAMQGESLVRALLRFRSGVVAALDGIMREPPFAPEPLFRLTGTRGEITVERAGYAQLWSPEEPTGREVGELGGYPSSFPAQFADFEAAVLDGTPLAAGPEAALGELRVALALYRSVESGRWEPVWD; via the coding sequence ATGTCCGCGACGCTGAACCTCGCCGTCGTCGGCTGCGGCGCCATCTCGCAGCTCCACCTGCCGGCGCTGCGCGAGGGCGCGCGCCGCACCACCATCGCCGCCGTGGTCGATACCGACCCGGCGCGCGCCGAGGCGGCGGCGCGGAGCACAGGCGCGACGCCGTTCACCAGCCTCGACGCGGCCCTGGCGCGCGGCGGCATCGAGGCGGTCGACCTGCTGCTGCCGCACCACCTGCACGAGGCCGTCGCCGTCCGCTGCCTCGATGCCGGCCTGCACGTCCTGCTGGAGAAGCCGATGGCGACGACGCTGCCGGCGTGCGAGCGCATCCTCGCCGCGGCGCGGCGCGCCGGCACCGTGTTCATGGTCGGCGAGAACACGCAATACTGGCCCGAGGTGCTGACCGCGCAGCGGCTGCTCGGCGAGGGCGCCATCGGCGACGTCGTCACGGCGCGCGGCAGCTTCGCCATCCCGCCGCTGCCGCAGTTCTACGGCGAGCCCAACGCCTGGCGGCTCGACAACGCCGTCGCCGGCGGCGGCATCGCGCTCGACACCGGCTCGCACTGGATCCGGCCGCTGCGCATGTGGCTGGGCGAGGTCGACGCGGTGGTCGGCGCGATCGGCCGCCCGTACGCGGCGATGCAGGGCGAGTCGCTGGTGCGCGCCCTGCTGCGCTTCCGCTCCGGCGTCGTCGCGGCGCTCGACGGCATCATGCGCGAGCCGCCGTTCGCGCCCGAGCCGCTGTTCCGCCTCACCGGGACGCGCGGCGAGATCACCGTCGAGCGCGCCGGCTACGCGCAGCTCTGGTCGCCGGAGGAGCCGACGGGACGCGAGGTCGGCGAGCTGGGCGGCTATCCGAGCTCGTTTCCGGCGCAGTTCGCCGACTTCGAGGCCGCGGTGCTCGACGGCACGCCGCTCGCCGCCGGCCCGGAGGCGGCGCTCGGCGAACTGCGCGTCGCCCTGGCGCTGTATCGCTCGGTCGAGAGCGGTCGCTGGGAGCCGGTATGGGACTGA
- a CDS encoding SDR family oxidoreductase → MGLTAGVRFDFAGARVLVTGGTAGIGYAIARAFAAAGAAVTVTGRRADAPEYDTDLAGFAYRQLDVRDSAAIAPLAGGLGGLDVLVNNAGANLPGGRSEYEPDVFEESVRINLFGAYRMAAACRALLAASALPGGGSIVHIASLASFFGIAPVPGYGAAKAGVVQMTKTLAAAWAKDGIRVNAVAPGLIRTQMTARIQANPEYTRRDFERMPLARWGTPEEVAPAVLFLASPAASYITGHTLMVDGGYSVA, encoded by the coding sequence ATGGGACTGACCGCCGGCGTCCGCTTCGACTTCGCCGGCGCCCGCGTCCTCGTCACCGGCGGCACCGCCGGCATCGGATACGCGATCGCCCGCGCCTTCGCCGCCGCCGGCGCGGCGGTGACCGTCACCGGCCGGCGGGCGGACGCGCCGGAGTACGATACGGATCTCGCCGGCTTCGCCTACCGCCAACTCGACGTGCGCGACAGCGCCGCCATCGCGCCGTTGGCGGGCGGGCTGGGCGGGCTCGACGTGCTGGTGAACAACGCCGGCGCCAACCTGCCGGGCGGGCGGAGCGAGTACGAACCCGACGTCTTCGAGGAGTCGGTGCGGATCAACCTCTTCGGCGCCTACCGCATGGCGGCGGCGTGCCGGGCGCTGCTCGCCGCCAGCGCCCTGCCGGGCGGCGGCAGCATCGTGCACATCGCCTCGCTGGCATCGTTCTTCGGCATCGCGCCGGTCCCCGGCTACGGCGCCGCCAAGGCGGGCGTCGTGCAGATGACGAAGACGCTGGCGGCGGCGTGGGCGAAGGACGGCATCCGCGTCAACGCCGTCGCACCCGGTCTCATCCGCACCCAGATGACCGCCCGCATCCAGGCCAATCCGGAGTACACGCGCAGGGACTTCGAGCGCATGCCGCTCGCCCGCTGGGGCACGCCCGAAGAGGTCGCCCCGGCGGTGCTGTTCCTCGCCAGCCCCGCCGCCTCCTACATCACCGGCCACACCCTGATGGTCGACGGCGGCTATTCGGTCGCCTGA
- a CDS encoding aminoglycoside phosphotransferase family protein — MTDDLQALLAERALAPQALVPLARLETPANLTRTYRLDLPDGTRLKALESSSARRAATIEDALVRLRLPALPRVLGRRGRALLFEWIEGVPIGDEMLEAAAALLGTVHARSPAGLVVESHLEPLAAAARLAERTRRLVAAGLVDPDTAGRLLALAPPPPERPRFAHCDLCPENLLLADGALRIIDNGSWLVGPAGYDLGRTLWRWPMSAAGRARFLAAYRRAGGVAIAAEALAFWTGVAAVGGTFYRLGGPVADAARRLRQLV; from the coding sequence GTGACCGACGATCTGCAGGCGCTGCTGGCCGAGCGGGCGTTGGCGCCGCAGGCGCTCGTGCCCCTGGCGCGCCTGGAGACCCCCGCCAATCTGACTCGCACGTACCGCCTCGATCTCCCGGACGGCACGCGCCTCAAAGCGCTCGAGTCGTCGAGCGCGCGGCGCGCGGCGACCATCGAGGACGCGCTCGTCCGGCTGCGGCTGCCCGCCCTGCCGCGGGTCCTCGGGCGGCGCGGGCGGGCGCTGCTGTTCGAGTGGATCGAGGGCGTGCCGATCGGCGACGAGATGCTCGAGGCGGCCGCGGCGCTGCTCGGCACCGTGCACGCGCGGTCGCCCGCCGGTCTCGTCGTCGAATCGCATCTCGAGCCGCTGGCGGCGGCGGCGCGTCTGGCCGAACGCACGCGCCGTCTGGTCGCGGCGGGACTCGTCGATCCCGACACCGCCGGCCGCCTCCTCGCCCTCGCGCCGCCGCCGCCGGAGCGCCCGCGCTTCGCGCACTGCGACCTCTGTCCCGAGAACCTGCTGTTGGCCGACGGCGCGCTGCGCATCATCGACAACGGGAGCTGGCTCGTCGGGCCGGCCGGCTACGACCTCGGGCGCACGCTCTGGCGCTGGCCGATGTCCGCCGCCGGACGGGCCCGCTTCCTCGCCGCCTACCGCCGCGCCGGCGGCGTCGCAATCGCCGCCGAGGCGCTGGCGTTCTGGACCGGCGTGGCGGCGGTCGGAGGCACCTTCTACCGCCTCGGCGGTCCGGTGGCCGACGCGGCCCGCCGCCTGCGGCAGCTCGTCTGA
- a CDS encoding nuclear transport factor 2 family protein has translation MVTADHIRDVFARYCELVSRGDCDGIALLYAPDATVEDPVGSPPHRGREAIREFYRASAGAVRLQLEGRVRVAGRAGAAAMIARPAADPSLRIETLDVMSFDDAGLITRMCAYWSADTMVRE, from the coding sequence ATGGTGACCGCCGACCACATCCGCGACGTCTTCGCCCGCTACTGCGAGCTCGTCTCGCGCGGCGACTGCGACGGGATCGCGCTGCTCTACGCGCCCGATGCGACGGTCGAGGATCCCGTCGGCTCGCCGCCGCACCGCGGCCGCGAGGCGATCCGCGAGTTCTACCGCGCCTCCGCCGGCGCCGTGCGCCTCCAGCTCGAGGGCCGGGTGCGCGTCGCCGGCCGCGCCGGCGCGGCGGCGATGATCGCCCGCCCGGCCGCCGATCCGTCGCTGCGCATCGAGACGCTCGACGTCATGAGCTTCGACGACGCCGGCCTGATCACCCGCATGTGCGCCTACTGGAGCGCCGATACCATGGTGCGGGAATGA